Proteins encoded within one genomic window of Thalassospira sp. TSL5-1:
- a CDS encoding ABC transporter ATP-binding protein, with protein MSNKDVVISARAVSKRFGGGSNAVLALDDVSVDIFQNEFFTMLGPSGCGKTTLLRLIGGFEQASGGEIALEGKALNDLPPFKRPINTVFQSYALFPHLTVRENVTFGLEMQNIPKRDANCRAEEMLELVRLAEFGDRQPSQLSGGQQQRIALARALAPAPKVLLLDEPLSALDLKLRKEMQIELKRLQTETGITFIFVTHDQEEALAMSDRIAVMKSGKILQIGTPRDIYETPTHRFVADFIGDSNFLQGEIHQNGADAGNAVLALPGGQTISLAGVAENPSRPAQQASATIAIRPERIILAPQGSSETALRGKIDDVVYFGTDTTYHIRLDDQTRLLTRVQNRDGATMSFARGDDVDITLPAAAIRVLVD; from the coding sequence ATGTCAAACAAAGACGTTGTGATCTCCGCGCGTGCGGTCAGCAAGCGGTTTGGGGGCGGCTCCAACGCTGTTCTGGCACTTGATGATGTATCGGTTGATATATTCCAGAACGAATTTTTCACCATGTTGGGGCCGTCTGGCTGCGGCAAAACCACGCTTTTGCGCCTGATTGGCGGATTCGAGCAGGCAAGTGGCGGTGAAATTGCCCTAGAAGGCAAAGCCCTAAACGACCTGCCCCCATTTAAACGCCCGATCAACACGGTATTTCAGTCCTATGCCCTGTTTCCGCATTTAACCGTGCGCGAAAACGTGACATTTGGCCTTGAAATGCAAAACATACCCAAGCGCGATGCCAACTGCCGCGCCGAAGAAATGCTGGAACTGGTGCGCCTGGCTGAATTTGGCGACCGCCAGCCCAGCCAGCTTTCCGGCGGGCAGCAGCAGCGTATTGCGCTCGCCCGTGCACTCGCCCCGGCCCCCAAGGTTTTGCTGCTGGATGAACCGCTTTCGGCACTTGACCTGAAATTGCGCAAGGAAATGCAGATCGAACTCAAACGCCTGCAAACCGAAACCGGCATTACCTTTATCTTCGTCACCCACGATCAGGAAGAAGCCCTGGCAATGTCAGACCGCATTGCCGTGATGAAATCGGGCAAGATCCTGCAAATCGGCACCCCGCGCGACATTTACGAAACCCCAACCCACCGCTTTGTCGCCGATTTCATTGGCGATAGCAATTTCCTGCAAGGTGAAATTCACCAAAACGGGGCGGATGCTGGCAATGCCGTCCTTGCGCTGCCGGGCGGGCAAACCATCAGCCTGGCCGGGGTGGCAGAAAACCCGTCGCGCCCTGCTCAACAAGCCAGCGCAACCATTGCCATTCGCCCGGAACGCATCATTCTGGCCCCACAAGGCAGCAGCGAGACAGCACTGCGCGGCAAAATCGACGATGTGGTTTATTTTGGTACCGACACCACCTATCACATCCGTCTGGATGATCAGACACGCCTGTTAACGCGCGTTCAAAACCGCGACGGGGCCACCATGTCCTTTGCGCGGGGGGATGATGTCGATATTACCCTTCCGGCCGCTGCCATCCGTGTATTGGTGGACTAG
- a CDS encoding ABC transporter substrate-binding protein, with product MTTLFRLASLAFPALFALAGCEAPPPVKIGFVAGLTGAGADTGLAARNALMMVVDETNKNGGINGRSLELIIRDDQKNTDLAKDLIEEFHKLEVAAIIGPMISSVGSAMLPGIDKHQIVTISPTVSALELANRDDHLFRINSTTSENASIYARKQAELGRKKVSLALDHANAVFTESWAAEFERAFTALGGEVIARIAFNHEKETGFSQPAEQLIATNADAFLLVANGFDSAQLSLQLRKRGETRPIAAAEWAASEELIVMGGSAVEGLEVLQTYDRHSTDPHFQRFVSAYKSRFNAMPGYTSVATHDAATLLVAGLKLQHQAKIPLKNALLQLPPVKGLQQPLRFNSYGDSGRQSYYLIIRDGQFVLQ from the coding sequence ATGACAACGCTGTTTCGTCTTGCATCGCTGGCTTTTCCTGCCTTGTTTGCCCTGGCAGGTTGTGAGGCCCCGCCGCCGGTTAAAATTGGCTTTGTTGCCGGGTTAACCGGCGCAGGAGCCGACACCGGCCTTGCGGCGCGCAACGCCCTGATGATGGTGGTTGACGAAACCAACAAAAATGGCGGTATTAACGGACGTTCCCTGGAACTGATCATTCGGGATGACCAAAAAAACACCGACCTTGCCAAAGACCTGATCGAGGAATTCCACAAGCTGGAAGTCGCAGCCATCATCGGGCCGATGATAAGTTCGGTCGGGTCGGCCATGCTGCCCGGTATCGATAAACACCAGATCGTCACCATTTCACCAACCGTTTCGGCACTGGAACTGGCCAACCGGGATGATCATCTTTTCCGCATCAATTCCACCACCAGCGAAAATGCCAGTATCTATGCCCGCAAACAGGCCGAACTGGGGCGCAAAAAAGTCTCTCTGGCACTTGACCATGCCAACGCCGTCTTTACCGAAAGCTGGGCAGCAGAATTCGAGCGCGCCTTTACCGCCCTTGGCGGTGAAGTCATTGCCCGCATTGCCTTTAACCATGAAAAAGAAACCGGGTTTTCGCAACCGGCCGAACAGCTGATTGCAACAAATGCCGATGCGTTTCTTTTGGTTGCCAACGGGTTTGACAGCGCGCAATTATCGCTTCAGCTTCGCAAACGTGGGGAGACACGCCCCATTGCCGCGGCCGAATGGGCCGCTTCGGAAGAACTGATTGTCATGGGCGGGTCTGCCGTAGAAGGGCTGGAAGTACTGCAAACCTATGACCGGCACAGCACGGACCCACATTTTCAGCGTTTTGTCAGCGCGTACAAATCCCGGTTCAATGCCATGCCGGGCTATACCAGTGTTGCGACGCACGATGCCGCCACTCTGCTTGTCGCCGGGCTGAAATTACAGCATCAGGCCAAAATCCCGCTGAAAAACGCCCTGTTGCAGCTTCCGCCGGTCAAGGGACTGCAACAACCGCTTCGTTTTAACAGCTATGGCGATTCCGGTCGGCAAAGCTATTACCTTATTATCCGCGATGGCCAGTTTGTGCTGCAATGA
- a CDS encoding ABC transporter permease, whose translation MKVDRANPLWRFHGITPMAIFFFAYLYLPIIVLLVLSFNENRLATIWTGFSTHWYSVVLDNSDMLRAAKNSLIIGLSATVIATLAATLAAMGMARGRFRGETGVAAMLTLPLLVPEIVTAIATLLFFIVIGVKLGLISIIAAHTVFCIPFAYLPIRARLDGMDPALIEAANDLYANEWQAFKRVTFPLLWPGILSGAMLSFIISLDDFVISYFVGGAGSTTLPIYIFGMIRIGITPEVNAISALMLIISIIFVSISFLIDRIRY comes from the coding sequence ATGAAAGTTGATCGCGCCAACCCGTTATGGCGGTTTCACGGCATTACGCCAATGGCGATTTTCTTTTTCGCCTATCTGTATTTGCCGATCATTGTGCTGCTGGTTCTTTCCTTTAACGAAAACCGGCTTGCCACCATCTGGACCGGCTTTTCCACGCACTGGTACAGCGTGGTGCTGGATAATTCCGACATGCTGCGCGCAGCGAAAAATTCGCTTATCATTGGCCTGTCGGCCACTGTCATCGCCACCCTTGCAGCAACCCTGGCCGCAATGGGCATGGCACGCGGTCGGTTTCGCGGCGAAACCGGCGTTGCCGCCATGCTGACATTGCCGCTGCTGGTCCCCGAAATCGTTACCGCCATTGCCACCTTGCTGTTTTTCATCGTGATTGGCGTCAAACTGGGGTTAATCAGCATCATCGCCGCCCATACGGTATTTTGCATTCCCTTTGCCTATTTGCCCATCCGCGCAAGGTTGGACGGTATGGACCCTGCCTTGATCGAGGCAGCAAACGACCTTTATGCCAATGAATGGCAGGCGTTTAAGCGCGTGACTTTTCCACTATTATGGCCGGGCATTCTTTCCGGTGCGATGCTGTCCTTCATCATCTCGCTCGATGATTTCGTGATTTCCTATTTCGTCGGCGGGGCCGGGTCCACCACCCTGCCAATCTATATCTTTGGCATGATCCGCATTGGCATTACGCCCGAGGTCAATGCCATTTCCGCCCTAATGCTGATCATATCGATCATTTTTGTCAGCATCTCGTTTTTAATTGACCGGATCCGGTATTAA
- a CDS encoding nitrilase-related carbon-nitrogen hydrolase, whose protein sequence is MTQDLTDTVNIALWATNLGVAISGIADWIAHIDQKMKQARAEGADIFVMPEYASEQWLAFKPHGLQPDEEIAWMADLAPTVIDGATNLAIRHNMMLVAGSMPWHIGDDPRRGQTNRALAFLPDGKMIAQDKLSLTPGEQEPDNWNLTPGKKLSVIDWCGLRIAILICLDIEMPALSCLLARQNIDLVLVPSMTAKPSGYHRVFGCAKARAVELMCTIAACGTTGAAINTTQNPTNYSGCAVYIPCEPDLGHNGIFAMIAPDGGDGGDGPVLLARDVPVGKIRQLRAGDAEVWPGNWSAREIEVTQA, encoded by the coding sequence ATGACCCAAGACCTGACAGATACCGTCAATATCGCCCTGTGGGCCACCAATCTGGGTGTTGCCATTTCCGGCATCGCTGACTGGATCGCTCATATTGACCAGAAAATGAAACAGGCCCGTGCTGAAGGGGCCGATATTTTTGTCATGCCGGAATATGCCAGTGAACAATGGCTGGCCTTTAAGCCCCACGGCCTGCAACCGGACGAGGAAATCGCCTGGATGGCCGACTTGGCCCCAACCGTCATCGATGGCGCAACCAACCTTGCCATTCGCCATAACATGATGCTGGTTGCGGGTTCCATGCCCTGGCATATCGGTGATGATCCGCGCCGCGGTCAAACCAACCGGGCCCTTGCCTTTCTGCCCGATGGCAAAATGATTGCCCAGGATAAACTCAGCCTCACCCCGGGCGAACAGGAACCCGATAACTGGAACCTGACACCAGGTAAGAAATTGTCCGTCATCGACTGGTGCGGTTTGCGCATTGCCATTTTGATCTGCCTCGACATTGAAATGCCCGCCCTGTCCTGCCTGCTGGCCCGGCAAAATATCGATCTGGTGCTGGTGCCATCCATGACAGCCAAACCCTCGGGCTATCATCGGGTGTTTGGCTGTGCCAAGGCGCGTGCCGTGGAATTGATGTGCACCATTGCCGCCTGTGGCACCACCGGCGCAGCCATTAACACCACGCAAAACCCCACCAATTACAGCGGCTGTGCCGTTTATATTCCGTGCGAACCCGATTTGGGCCATAACGGCATATTCGCCATGATCGCACCCGATGGTGGGGATGGTGGCGATGGTCCCGTCTTGCTGGCCCGTGATGTCCCGGTTGGCAAAATCCGCCAGTTGCGCGCGGGCGATGCCGAAGTCTGGCCAGGGAACTGGTCGGCGCGCGAAATCGAGGTCACACAGGCCTGA
- a CDS encoding CDP-alcohol phosphatidyltransferase family protein, translated as MFDARLRPLIDPPLNAMARRLSGSGITPNMVTALGFLLGLMAAFALAINLYYVAATLIILSRLADGMDGAIARHAAPRSRHPNAKTQESDIGGYYDIVADFLFYSGMVLAFAIGRPQDALMAAFLIFCFVGTGSSFLAYAIIAAKRGDNHEKQGKKSFYYLTGITEGSETIAVLLAFCFFPHYFQPIAAIFGVLCLITTFGRVLQARRDFS; from the coding sequence ATGTTTGATGCTCGCCTGCGCCCGCTGATTGATCCACCTTTGAACGCAATGGCACGGCGGCTTTCGGGCAGCGGTATTACACCAAACATGGTCACAGCACTGGGGTTTCTTTTGGGCTTGATGGCCGCCTTTGCCCTGGCAATCAACCTTTATTACGTGGCTGCCACCCTGATCATCCTCAGCCGCCTGGCCGACGGTATGGACGGGGCCATTGCCCGCCATGCCGCCCCGCGCAGTCGCCACCCCAATGCCAAAACACAGGAAAGCGATATTGGCGGCTATTACGATATCGTTGCCGATTTTCTGTTTTATTCAGGCATGGTGCTGGCCTTTGCCATTGGACGCCCGCAGGATGCGTTAATGGCCGCGTTCCTGATTTTCTGCTTTGTCGGGACGGGCAGCAGTTTTCTCGCCTATGCCATTATCGCTGCCAAACGCGGGGACAATCATGAAAAACAGGGTAAAAAAAGCTTCTATTACCTGACCGGCATTACCGAAGGCAGCGAAACCATTGCCGTCCTGCTGGCCTTTTGTTTCTTCCCGCACTATTTCCAGCCCATCGCCGCCATTTTCGGGGTCCTGTGCCTAATCACAACCTTTGGCCGCGTCCTGCAAGCACGGCGCGATTTCTCCTGA
- a CDS encoding GNAT family N-acetyltransferase, translated as MTTAPRYNQFGQPIGHPVENWKPSTLPPTTAMTGTHCRVEPIDPAKHANDLFEGNRVAATGERFTYLPYEAFEDVGTYQTWLESMRGPDPMLHAIIDLASGKAVGIAAFLRPDTTHGTIEVGHINYTPALSQTIAGTEAMYLMMKRAFDELGYRRYEWKCDDQNAPSRAAATRYGFVYEGTFRQHMVYKGRNRDSAWFSILDQEWPLVRAAFEAWLAPKNFDANGKQIKSLQTLRTELAAS; from the coding sequence ATGACCACCGCGCCCCGATACAACCAGTTCGGCCAACCCATTGGCCACCCTGTCGAAAACTGGAAACCCAGCACCCTGCCACCTACTACAGCCATGACGGGCACCCACTGCCGGGTTGAACCGATTGACCCCGCCAAGCATGCCAACGACCTGTTCGAGGGCAACCGGGTGGCCGCGACGGGCGAACGCTTCACCTATCTTCCTTACGAGGCGTTCGAGGATGTTGGTACCTATCAAACCTGGCTTGAAAGCATGCGCGGACCGGACCCGATGCTGCATGCCATTATCGACCTTGCCAGCGGCAAAGCAGTAGGCATTGCGGCATTTCTGCGGCCCGATACCACACATGGTACAATTGAAGTTGGCCATATCAACTATACCCCGGCCCTGTCGCAAACCATTGCCGGCACCGAAGCCATGTATCTGATGATGAAACGGGCCTTCGACGAGTTGGGCTATCGCCGCTATGAATGGAAATGCGACGATCAGAACGCCCCGTCGCGCGCCGCCGCAACGCGGTATGGCTTTGTTTATGAAGGCACCTTCCGCCAGCACATGGTTTATAAGGGCCGCAATCGTGATTCGGCATGGTTTTCCATCCTCGATCAGGAATGGCCGCTGGTCCGTGCCGCATTTGAAGCCTGGCTTGCCCCAAAAAACTTCGATGCCAATGGCAAACAAATCAAAAGCCTGCAAACCCTGCGCACGGAATTGGCCGCATCATAA
- a CDS encoding extracellular solute-binding protein, producing the protein MKLRSILLGASAFALLSLGAGAAKADGELFFYNWSNYFPPELFEKFEKETGIKVTLDVYDSNETMLAKLQAGASGYDIVVASDYMVDVMIKEKLATEFDAKSLENFKDVAKPHDTMKYDPERKYSATYLWGTTGFTYDSDIAKEKLDDSWKEFFEPRPEFQGKIGALNDEVEMYAAAAYYAGVDKCTEDPKEAQQILDILQKQKPYVAVYSSEGTIDRMAAKEVAMHMQWNGASHRTKESLPSAVFVYPREGLSFWSDHFIIPKGAPHFDNAKTFINWMMLPENAAAASNYTGYMNGIKGSDAYLDEALKNDPAVNMPEKYADRLVAGKNCSTKARDLRNRVWTKLKS; encoded by the coding sequence ATGAAACTACGTTCTATCCTTCTGGGCGCATCCGCCTTTGCCCTTTTAAGCCTTGGAGCCGGGGCTGCCAAAGCCGACGGCGAGCTGTTTTTCTACAACTGGTCCAACTACTTCCCGCCGGAACTTTTTGAAAAATTTGAAAAGGAAACCGGTATCAAGGTGACGCTGGATGTTTATGATTCCAACGAAACCATGCTGGCGAAGCTCCAGGCCGGGGCATCGGGTTACGACATTGTTGTCGCATCCGATTACATGGTCGATGTCATGATCAAGGAAAAGCTGGCAACCGAATTTGATGCCAAAAGCCTTGAAAATTTCAAAGATGTCGCCAAGCCGCACGACACCATGAAATACGACCCGGAGCGCAAATATTCGGCTACGTATTTGTGGGGTACAACCGGCTTTACCTATGATTCCGATATCGCCAAAGAAAAGCTGGATGATAGCTGGAAAGAGTTTTTTGAACCACGCCCCGAATTCCAGGGCAAAATCGGTGCTTTGAATGACGAAGTCGAAATGTATGCCGCTGCGGCCTATTATGCCGGGGTGGATAAATGCACCGAAGACCCGAAAGAAGCACAACAAATCCTCGACATTTTGCAAAAGCAGAAACCCTATGTCGCGGTTTATAGCTCCGAAGGGACGATTGACCGGATGGCCGCCAAGGAAGTTGCCATGCACATGCAGTGGAATGGCGCATCGCACCGCACCAAAGAAAGCCTGCCCAGTGCCGTTTTTGTCTATCCCAGGGAAGGGCTGAGCTTCTGGTCCGATCACTTCATCATCCCCAAAGGGGCCCCACACTTTGACAATGCCAAAACCTTTATCAACTGGATGATGTTGCCCGAGAATGCCGCCGCCGCATCCAACTATACCGGTTATATGAATGGCATTAAGGGATCGGATGCCTATCTTGATGAAGCCCTCAAGAATGATCCGGCCGTGAACATGCCCGAGAAATATGCCGACCGGCTGGTTGCTGGCAAAAACTGTTCAACAAAGGCCCGCGATTTGCGCAACCGCGTCTGGACCAAGCTGAAAAGCTGA
- a CDS encoding EAL domain-containing protein yields MTNDEFVFLEDDETTPAPSQPQMAHGIASAWRILVVDDDPDVHEITQMALDGLAFLGRPAELLHAYSAKEAADLLTRETDIAVILLDVVMETSDAGLNLVGHIREALGMRNVRIILRTGQPGQAPEMDAITKYDIDDYKTKTELTRNKLFTTITTALRSYERMQKLDASRVGLEKIISSSNEFLSRRGLRNFAEGVITQLSSLIDVHPEGLVCAIGEHEHLDLIDSHQPVPAGHIQIIAAAGRYSELIGLDLEELRASDIREALRTCMLRKETILLPDCVVLYLYVREGYALTVYIGAPHPVSELDQHLLEIFCSNLALCAENIQLVEKLKRRAYVDELTGLANRTAILETMTAFLKNPDPQPHSLMLVDLQLFAEINDVLGHAYGDRLLCAVGDRLSSVLSDCIVGRIAADLFAVVGRSEELSQISMTAIFKAPFKIDHFELPMRIAAGSTDLFADGQTALDFMKQAYIALKRAKSAGFGQVTKYDPQQAAITRDRAQRLNDLQMALERNQFECHFQPLIDFTTGRPCGMEALVRWRRTDGTFVPPCDFIPLAEYSGLIRPIGDWVLRESLHMLGKIHAAGFSDMRVSINVSKVQLLADTFIDGLERLVAHAGISPRFVELEITESACDIGIDDLEILLTRIRDLGFSIAIDDFGTGFSSLSYLDRLPVDKLKIDRCFVTGLDSDAENDSRIAELIIPLGHRLGLKIVAEGIETDKQARKLRDMSCDIAQGYLYGHPMPENEMLVWLENFKSA; encoded by the coding sequence TTGACTAACGACGAATTTGTTTTTCTCGAAGATGACGAAACCACGCCAGCGCCATCGCAGCCCCAAATGGCGCATGGCATTGCCTCGGCATGGCGCATTCTGGTCGTCGATGACGACCCCGATGTTCACGAAATCACGCAAATGGCGCTCGATGGTCTCGCTTTTCTGGGGCGCCCGGCAGAATTGCTTCATGCCTACAGCGCCAAAGAGGCCGCCGATCTTCTGACGCGGGAAACGGACATTGCCGTCATTTTACTGGATGTGGTGATGGAAACCAGCGATGCCGGCCTTAACCTGGTTGGGCATATTCGCGAAGCACTTGGTATGCGCAATGTCCGCATTATCCTGCGCACGGGGCAGCCCGGCCAGGCACCGGAAATGGATGCCATTACCAAATACGACATCGACGATTACAAAACCAAAACCGAGCTGACCCGCAACAAGCTGTTTACCACCATCACCACCGCCCTGCGTTCTTACGAGCGGATGCAAAAGCTCGACGCGAGCCGGGTGGGACTTGAAAAGATCATTTCTTCAAGCAACGAATTTCTGTCCCGTCGGGGTTTGCGCAACTTTGCCGAAGGGGTCATTACCCAACTTTCAAGCCTGATTGATGTTCATCCCGAAGGATTGGTTTGCGCAATTGGAGAACATGAACATCTAGACCTGATCGACAGCCATCAGCCGGTTCCAGCCGGTCATATTCAGATCATTGCTGCCGCGGGGCGCTATAGCGAACTGATCGGCCTTGATCTTGAGGAACTGCGTGCCAGTGACATCCGGGAAGCCCTGCGCACATGTATGTTGCGCAAAGAAACCATTCTGCTGCCTGACTGTGTTGTTCTCTATCTTTATGTCCGCGAGGGATATGCCCTTACAGTCTATATCGGTGCCCCCCACCCGGTTAGCGAGCTTGACCAGCATCTGCTTGAAATATTTTGCAGCAACCTGGCCCTGTGTGCCGAAAACATCCAGCTTGTCGAAAAACTCAAACGTCGCGCCTATGTCGATGAACTCACCGGACTTGCCAATCGCACGGCCATTCTGGAAACGATGACGGCCTTTCTTAAAAATCCCGATCCGCAGCCTCACTCCCTGATGCTGGTGGACCTGCAATTGTTTGCCGAAATCAATGATGTGCTGGGACATGCCTATGGTGACCGGCTCTTGTGCGCCGTTGGCGACCGACTTTCCAGTGTTCTGTCTGACTGCATAGTCGGCCGGATTGCCGCCGACCTGTTTGCCGTTGTCGGACGCAGCGAAGAACTATCACAAATATCAATGACCGCCATTTTCAAGGCCCCGTTCAAAATTGATCATTTTGAACTGCCCATGCGCATCGCTGCCGGATCAACCGACCTGTTTGCCGATGGGCAAACGGCACTGGATTTCATGAAGCAGGCCTATATCGCGCTCAAACGGGCAAAGTCAGCCGGGTTCGGTCAGGTCACAAAATATGACCCTCAACAGGCCGCCATCACCCGCGACCGCGCCCAGCGCCTTAATGACCTGCAAATGGCCCTGGAACGCAACCAGTTTGAATGCCATTTTCAGCCTCTGATTGATTTCACAACCGGCCGCCCCTGCGGCATGGAGGCCCTGGTGCGATGGCGCCGTACTGATGGCACCTTTGTCCCACCGTGCGACTTTATCCCGCTGGCCGAATATTCCGGACTGATCCGCCCGATTGGCGACTGGGTTTTACGCGAATCCCTGCACATGCTTGGTAAAATACATGCGGCAGGCTTTTCCGACATGCGCGTCTCGATCAATGTTTCAAAGGTGCAATTGCTGGCCGATACATTCATTGACGGGCTGGAACGCCTGGTTGCGCATGCCGGTATTTCGCCGCGTTTTGTTGAACTCGAAATCACCGAAAGCGCCTGTGACATTGGCATTGATGATCTTGAAATATTGCTGACACGTATTCGCGATTTGGGGTTCTCGATTGCCATTGACGATTTTGGCACCGGTTTTTCGTCATTGTCCTATCTGGACCGCCTTCCCGTCGACAAACTGAAAATTGACCGCTGTTTTGTCACCGGGCTCGATAGTGACGCCGAAAATGACAGCCGCATCGCCGAACTGATCATTCCCTTGGGGCATCGCCTGGGACTTAAAATTGTGGCCGAAGGCATCGAAACCGATAAACAGGCCCGCAAGTTGCGCGATATGTCCTGCGATATCGCCCAGGGATATTTGTACGGCCATCCCATGCCGGAAAACGAGATGTTGGTCTGGCTTGAAAATTTCAAGTCAGCTTAG
- a CDS encoding ABC transporter permease: MEFFTRHKRFWLIAPAVVYIGFFMGLPLLQMAYVSILERGTNGGVNWGSLSFDAYVSFIFDRDLMDNLIVNTDYLQIFLRSFELSALTTVLALILGFPTAFYIAMQPQSRRNMFIFLVTIPFWTNILVRNYAWMLLLRNGGLIDNLLNAVGLDTGGLDILYTPYAVSIGLTYTYLPFMVLPIYASLEKLDHRLIEAAFDLGANKRKAMTRIILPLATPGIIAGSILVFIPCLGAYVTPELLGGGKFMMIANLIGSQFGAARNWPFGAALGFVLLALVLIAMMVYSLKFKKMPEDAS; encoded by the coding sequence ATGGAATTTTTCACCCGACACAAACGTTTCTGGCTGATCGCCCCGGCAGTGGTCTATATCGGCTTTTTCATGGGCCTGCCGCTTTTGCAAATGGCCTATGTTTCCATTCTCGAACGCGGCACAAATGGCGGGGTAAATTGGGGCAGCCTGTCCTTTGATGCCTATGTTTCGTTCATCTTTGACCGCGATCTGATGGATAATCTGATCGTCAATACCGACTATCTGCAAATCTTCCTGCGATCCTTCGAACTTTCAGCCCTGACCACCGTTCTGGCGCTGATCCTGGGTTTTCCCACCGCCTTTTATATTGCCATGCAGCCGCAAAGCCGGCGCAACATGTTCATCTTTCTGGTCACAATCCCGTTCTGGACCAACATCCTGGTACGCAACTATGCCTGGATGCTGCTGCTGCGCAATGGCGGACTGATTGACAATTTGCTGAATGCCGTTGGTCTGGATACCGGCGGGCTGGATATTCTTTATACGCCCTATGCCGTCTCCATCGGTCTGACCTACACCTATCTGCCCTTCATGGTGCTACCAATTTATGCCAGCCTTGAAAAACTGGATCACCGTTTGATCGAGGCAGCATTTGACCTGGGGGCCAACAAACGCAAGGCCATGACCCGCATCATTCTGCCGCTGGCAACACCGGGCATTATTGCCGGGTCCATTCTGGTTTTCATTCCCTGCCTGGGCGCCTATGTCACGCCAGAGCTTCTGGGTGGTGGCAAATTCATGATGATCGCCAATCTGATTGGCAGCCAGTTTGGCGCAGCACGCAATTGGCCCTTTGGCGCAGCACTGGGCTTTGTCCTGCTGGCATTGGTGCTGATCGCGATGATGGTCTATTCGCTTAAATTCAAAAAAATGCCGGAGGACGCATCATGA